The genomic interval tttatatatcttaatttgcagaggaattcgTAGTGGATAgcttagcttaatcggtcaaagcatcatgacatgtaatcacggggatgtgagttcgagtccacagctagccacctacactttcctctgcaaaataggggtagtttatcccgttcagtctatattattagcattattctgcgattgaaaatttaaaatcacttctttaactttctaaacacatctcaacgcttctaaaagcaaacttcgtttgtttatttacgtttgtcgtaatttgaatttaatatatataatgatatagataAAGATGAATAGAGATcagttaatttaactcttattttagcaGAAGTGGTGCTAGTCAGTACACCccgtcacttttgtgacctctgttaattttgcctttaggtacTAATTACTAATTAGCCAtccttttaatttgttatatgatataactatatgtatgtatgtatgtatgtatgtcgtgtgtgtgtctgtaagtactTACTTTACATCATTACGGTAACGTTtaaacattaatgaaatatttacacataaactTACGAAAACCCATCGACTTTTAATGTAGTTTGATTTCAGCTGTGAATATTGATAATTAAGAGATACCGAGTACTGATTTTTGCAGCTCACTTACTTCCATACAGTCTCTgattttacattaatttcattcaagatctatatttatatctgtatatatcagtATAATCAGGAAAAGTGTAGAAAGAATTTTATCTTAAAAAATTTTATGGAATATTTACCGTGTGATATGTCAACGCTAGTTATTGCAGAAATAAGGCAGAAAGATGTCCAGTGAATACTGGATAACGAGAAACTTCTAAcaaagataatgaaaatataaagagggGTGGGTGGACGGTTTCATCTGAATAAGTAGGTAGATGGAAATCTTATATTACAATATTGATGTAACCCTTTATATATAATCTCTATTCAGTATCCTGCTGAACTTTGTGACGAAACGGAAATGAGGAATATAGATTAACAAACATCTAAAATAATCGGTGTATCATGATAGAATGAAGATCAGTTGTGGGTAGTTAGAAAGTGGTAGATGAGATGTATATAGGAAGATGAcatgtttattaaaatgttatatatgtatgttatgtatgtatgtatgtatgtatatagtatgtatgtatgtatatatgtttgcatgcatgtatgtttctcttctgtttttaaacatttaaattcttcctctgaagaaggagctggtttctaacaaagatacaaagctccatcattggaatgtaaataacgaaaacaatgtcacattttaaacctgagaaaagtcttgcatagtttcgctgttccacttacagattgtatttgtaatgtgcaaaccagttggttgatttctttttctgataatCCAAGCTTATCCACTGCCAGTTAGGAATTTACTTACAAAACGAAGTGCTCCAATTATCATTggtttaaatgtaaatttgtaatccgggtattgaagctggaggtttcgaagcagctgtccatagatatcttcttttctctttgattttcaaagagatattcacatcattaGGACAGCTGACTTTATGATGATACATCAcatttcttgtctgtcccaaacaataaTATCCGGTAGGTTATGCTTACagttgacagaagttttgatggggatgctccaccagtattccttgtgctaACATTTGTGCACATATTCAGTAACAGGGTAATTTTCTATATTCATTCCAGGACTGTATTTTCCCCGAATGGTATTGTACATTGTTTTTGCGACAACGTCATGTCGCATCGGGAGGTAGTACCTAGATGACATTTTTTGGCAGCTGCttgtgatgtcttccacaaaaatatgacataatctacattcacggttgcatcttggaactccaaggttttcactctctcttttgttgattaggcaagtagcaatctcctgttcttggattgtaaATGCATAGCCTTCGAATTGTGATGTGATGCAGCGGTGACGAGTCCAAGAGAGGCTTTGCTTCATGTCAATGTTACAATCTTCTTCAAGTCTTCGGGAAACATACCCACGCATGGTCCTTCTTTTAGTATGCTGAACCTTTCAACTCCAGGTCTTCTTTGAAGATTTGGAGTTGTACAGgaggtcatcaggaagagagtacgTCCTTAGGAGATCACTTCAACTCGTAAGATATTGTTTACTTCGCTTTTTAGCACtaagtttatttataaatttttgctGCAGTTGTTCAGCATGTACTGTCTGAGAGACTGTGCGACATTCGAAGGCTGTTTGCACTGATATTAAACATCTAAGCTCCTTTAACACTACTTAGGCAGAGCCTGTCGATATCATTATTTCAATGGAGATTTGCAGATGATGTTAGAATCTTGTGagttttaatgtctatggagtggatttcttctacagaccgtatgtatgtatatttgtatgtatgtatgtatgtatgtatgtatgtgtgcatgcatgcatgtatgtatgaatgtatgtatacatataaatctgtaaaaatatatgtgcatgcatcaatacatgcatccatccatgcatgcatgcatctatgcatgtatcgatgcatgcacatatatttttacaaatatatatgtacacacacacacatatatatatgtatatacatgcatatatatatatatatatatatatatatataacaggaagCAAGTTCTACATCGTTTTTAACTggatttttacttatatatatatatatgtgcatgtatatatataNNNNNNNNNNNNNNNNNNNNNNNNNNNNNNNNNNNNNNNNNNNNNNNNNNNNNNNNNNNNNNNNNNNNNNNNNNNNNNNNNNNNNNNNNNNNNNNNNNNNNNNNNNNNNNNNNNNNNNNNNNNNNNNNNNNNNNNNNNNNNNNNNNNNNNNNNNNNNNNNNNNNNNNNNNNNNNNNNNNNNNNNNNNNNNNNNNNNNNNNNNNNNNNNNNNNNNNNNNNNNNNNNNNNNNNNNNNNNNNNNNNNNNNNNNNNNNNNNNNNNNNNNNNNNNNNNNNNNNNNNNNNNNNNNNNNNNNNNNNNNNNNNNNNNNNNNNNNNNNNNNNNNNNNNNNNNNNNNNNNNNNNNNNNNNNNNNNNNNNNNNNNNNNNNNNNNNNNNNNNNNNNNNNNNNNNNNNNNNNNNNNNNNNNNNNNNNNNNNNNNNNNNNNNNNNNNNNNNNNNNNNNNNNNNNNNNNNNNNNNNNNNNNNNNNNNNNNNNNNNNNNNNNNNNNNNNNNNNNNNNNNNNNNNNNNNNNNNNNNNNNNNNNNNNNNNNNNNNNNNNNNNNNNNNNNNNNNNNNNNNNNNNNNNNNNNNNNNatatatatatatatatatatacacacacaaaaatacacacacacacacacacacacacacacacacacacacacacacacacacacagagaggaagCAAATTCTAGGTCGGTTTAATTTTAAATGGATTTACTTTTGAAGACTTTTGGATGATTGTTGTGTTCCTGTTATAAGATGGTAGTAACCACGTAGGGTAGGAgtaattaaagagaaaataatcttTGCGGTACATCATCCACAGTCTATTTACAGATGCAGTCGAAAGAGTATCGAAATATTTCGCTACCAAATCAGTACCAGTTTGTGCATGTCTGTAGGTGTCATTACGCGATGGAAATCTGACCGAGTGTTTCGGTGTCAAATTACGTAGAATAAAATGTGCATCTCTCTCCAATGTCTCGTATTTACctataaaatcatattttatcgAACACGGATGACACAAAGGGCTAAAATGGCCCCAATGATCATTTAAACTAACTTTCCGTGACGACGCATCGAGAAGATAATGCACAAACTCACTAAATTTAACCTTTGTTTTTCGCATGGAATTCTCACTCATTGAACGATTTCGATATCTTTTGAGAATAATGCGGCCAAATCTTTGGAAAAAGTATTCATTTTTTGAAGTTAGGATTTTGTTTCTGAAAGCAGAAACTAGTCTCTGAAATGGTTCTCGAACGAATAGAAATTTCTTGTAATTCCGCAAACGATATGAGATTCCTCCAGGTGATAGATCACTGAGGTAAGTCAAATACTTATCATAAGAATCATGGACATCCATAGCTTTCAGTTGAGACCCTTTCGTCGTATTGTAATATCCTGTTAACACAAGTAACACTCGCCGCCAATTAGTGCACGCAACTTTTGGAATTTGGCAATACATAAATCCGTGTGGATCGTTGACAAGAATACTGGAAAACTCGCTTCTCTTCATTTCACGTCTTCTGGCGAGTAAACCGAGTTTCTTGCAGGCTGATCtcaaaaaagattttcttttctgCTGATCTAGCAAAAAGGCTTTGTGATCTTCTTCTGTGAATTGAACCTGCATGTAgaattaaattatgaaatatcagacattataaatataagcataaaattataaatatattgttaaatctctgaacgaggtataaacagtaactgcacgacaacgtgaagtatatttgccacttaaatgcggctaaaccctaagggtgaatgttactgttttttttagccccaggagaacatctccatCTGGCCATTGACACAtatctgtgccctgtcggtatttgcaaagggaagtcatccttcccatcgttgatctgacgtgatacgcacggactcgagtttctgggtatttacccttcgtcagagATGTGTGTCAAtgaccagctggaggagatgttctcctggggctaaaagcaataGTAACATTCATCTTAGGATTTAGCCGCATTTAAggggcaaatatacttcacattataaatatattatttgtataaatacaaatatgagtAAATCAATCGTAATgtgtaacaaataaaaaatgtttgttagccaaaactatatttgtatatatgcaaatatgaaagTTATCCTACGTTATCCAAACGTTTGTAGCTagcttttatataatttctacATAATATTTTGGGTTATTTATATGAAGTAGGAAAGTGCGTAGTATTAGTTGAGACATTCCTTACTAGGTGTGTTAATAACTTTGTACTTTTAGGAAACTGATTTTTGGATACAATAAAATCATTAGTCTGCAACAATAATAAAGTCCTCATAATACTACAACAACGATATTAACCCGAACTCATTCTTGGAAATACAATAAACCACATGCGGATAAAATACGTACATTCCTGTGTTAGTAAATTACCGTATTTGATAACATATTAAACGCAATTCTTTCCAAAAATTGACTCAAGAAATCATCCTAGGTCCTAAAATGCACTAAAACCATATTTTCATGAATATGTGCTGCTGATATCTCTGTAAGCCATTTATGCTATGAAAGAGAGTACTAACAATGAATGAAACGTGAAAATCAATATATCAAGACAAAAATAAGTATAGAGTGACCTCCCCTGACAGGCAGAAAGCGTGCTTAGAGTGATCTCCCCGGACATTTATCACTATTTTAAGCTGTGCAACTGTGTATTCGTGCTTGTGCGTGtaagtggttgtgtgtgtgtgtatgtgtgtgtaagctgaCAAAAATCTCAccaactgttactcagagtttcatgtaatatataatagtttattgatataatatctatatataatagtttattgatataatatatatataatagtttattcATTTATCGACTTAGCTGATATTTCTTCTATTGAATTCTTCGATCAGTCACCCTACTTCATTCTCTTCCATTAAAACACacccttcatttcttcttctttttcttactctcttcttactccctctttcttttccttttctttagtttctttttcttctttcctttcttttcatcttatttttctcccctccatcatattatgttttcttttcactACCATATATGATAGGAgctatacacttttactcttttactcttttactcttttacttttttacttgtttcagtcattcgactgcgaccatgctggagcatcgcctttagtcgagcaaatcgaccccaggacttattctttggaagcctagtagttattctatcggtctcttttgccgaaccgctaagttacggggacgatgCTGGGGGtgtgtgggggggacaaacacagacacacaaacatatacacaaatatacatacatatatacgacgggcttctttcagtttccgtctaccaaatccactcacaaggctttggtcggcccgaggctatagtagaagacacttgcccaaggtgccacgcagtgggactgaacccagaaccatgtggctggtaagcaagctacttaccacacaaccactcctatatatatatatatgtttgaaaattcAGTAATTTTTCCAGTTATAGCTTGCCTGAAGAGCCTGTGCAACCATAGGCAAAACTCAGAGGAACAAAAGACTGACNNNNNNNNNNNNNNNNNNNNNNNNNNNNNNNNNNNNNNNNNNNNNNNNNNNNNNNNNNNNNNNNNNNNNNNNNNNNNNNNNNNNNNNNNNNNNNNNNNNNNNNNNNNNNNNNNNNNNNNNNNNNNNNNNNNNNNNNNNNNNNNNNNNNNNNNNNNNNNNNNNNNNNNNNNNNNNNNNNNNNNNNNNNNNNNNNNNNNNNNNNNNNNNNNNNNNNNNNNNNNNNNNNNNNNNNNNNNNNNNNNNNNNNNNNNNNNNNNNNNNNNNNNNNNNNNNNNNNNNNNNNNNNNNNNNNNNNNNNNNNNNNNNNNNNNNNNNNNNNNNNNNNNNNNNNNNNNNNNNNNNNNNNNNNNNNNNNNNNNNNNNNNNNNNNNNNNNNNNNNNNNNNNNNNNNNNNNNNNNNNNNNNNNNNNNNNNNNNNNNNNNNNNNNNNNNNNNNNNNNNNNNNNNNNNNNNNNNNNNNNNNNNNNNNNNNNNNNNNNNNNNNNNNNNNNNNNNNNNNNNNNNNNNNNNNNNNNNNNNNNNNNNNNNNNNNNNNNNNNNNNNNNNNNNNNNNNNNNNNNNNNNNNNNNNNNNNNNNNNNNNNNNNNNNNNNNNNNNNNNNNNNNNNNNNNNNNNNNNNNNNNNNNNNNNNNNNNNNNNNNNNNNNNNNNNNNNNNNNNNNNNNNNNNNNNNNNNNNNNNNNNNNNNNNNNNNNNNNNNNNNNNNNNNNNNNNNNNNNNNNNNNNNNNNNNNNNNNNNNNNNNNNNNNNNNNNNNNNNNNNNNNNNNNNNNNNNNNNNNNNNNNNNNNNNNNNNNNNNNNNNNNNNNNNNNNNNNNNNNNNNNNNNNNNNNNNNNNNNNNNNNNNNNNNNNNNNNNNNNNNNNNNNNNNNNNNNNNNNNNNNNNNNNNNNNNNNNNNNNNNNNNNNNNNNNNNNNNNNNNNNNNNNNNNNNNNNNNNNNNNNNNNNNNNNNNNNNNNNNNNNNNNNNNNNNNNNtatatatatatatatggatgtgtgtatatcaccatcatcatcatcgtttagcgtccgctttccatgctagcatggattggacgatttgactgaggtctggtgatccagatggctacaccaggctcaaatctgatttggcagagtttctacagctggatgcccttcctaacgccaaccactccgcgTGTGTTGTGGGTTCATTTATgggccaccggcacgaaggccagtcaggcggtagtggcaacggccacactcaaaatggtgtattttacgtgccacctgcacaggagccagtccagcggcactatgtacatatatatggagaaatattgatgaacaacaattgacgtacatcaattattatttattaattcaatactaATAGACTGCATcctatctaacagctgtttctgctccCAATGTTGTATGGcattgccattgatatgctaaaaatatttatcatatctgGTAATAAAACCTCTCTGAAATATGGAACTTCATcagaatgaagaataaataaaaaaaataatgtagagcgtagaaaagaaaaaggaaaagttgaatatgattgtaatcataccattttgcttgtGTATCTCTTTGGGATgttaagtaaatgactaaacttaaAATAGTGTTTGGTGAATTAATCCTTTgtacggtggtggtggggggagataggatggataaataataaaaaaaaaaaataataatagtgggaTACGCCAATAGGTTTTAGTCGGAGAAGGGGTGAAGATACAATAAGGCTTTagattaatcataataattttcaataattacGTTTATAATACTAATTAATAGTATTTATATCATAATAAAGTGCTAATCGATTAAATGCAATTTTGTATTCATTTACTAGTAGGTGGTTAAGCCCTTCCACCTGTTGTCCGAAGTGAGATATAATTGGTcagttgaaattaaaaaaaaaagaccagctTAGAAAAATGGTGTATGTTGTAAGGGTCCTAAAACGCTTAGGACAGTATAtgctagattttaaaaaataaatatggaataaatattaaGAGAGAAACCTATTCggtctacctatctatatactaACATCTATCCCCcctctatctctcattctttttcttttctctatttctccctctcccccactTTCtctgcgtatgtacacacacacacacacacacacacacacacacacacacacacacatatatatttgcttttcttttggtTATGAAATTATAAACACATTCAATATATTGCTCAATATATTCAAAAGTATCACATTTACTTTTAATACAAAAAACactgacagtgatttcgaagttttgtCTCAGTAGCCTTGGTCTGATTGTAAAATCTTTATTTAGTTTCCCAAACGTTTTATGCAATATTCGTTCATCTTGTGAAATCGACTTATTAGTTGCTATGTAGGTTTGACTTAATGGTGTATTTTTGTAGCTTATAAGTAAAAAATCTTTATGTTTGATTGCTGCTCAAACAACTTATCATGATGTCTTCATATGTCACAAAAAAACCCCCACTATTAAACCACACTCACAGTTCCACTCCTATGTGGCAGCTAAAAGATgagtcaaatatatattaaaaaaaactcctAAATTTTTTCAGCCTGAGGAGGTTACTTAGTAAAAACATGGAAGTCGTTGTGTATATCCTCCATGTAACGAGAGagcgcgtacacgcacacacactctcatataacAACAGTATCACATTTAACTATTATATTAATTTACAATTTCAGTCTCTCTGACTGGTGCATTGAGtgctttcctgttttgttttacgAACCGAACCACACTTaatcccgtgtgtgtgtgtgtgtgtgtgtgtgtgtgtgtgtgtgtgtgtgtgtgtgtgtgtgtgtgtgtgtgtgtatttgacgtttagaatatatttagatttacaaACACCCGAAGAAATGTATAGATCTGACAACTGAAAGACAGCCATTCTGAAATTTTTATCATCCTCATTTATTCCGATGGTCTCAGAACTTCGCTCTTCTCAATTTTGACTGTAAGATATATGAGCGGATCAGCAACCCATCCAATTACACTCCAGTtacacatttcattcttaatctcAATCTCAAATAACATGATATTATCCGCTTTAATCTATTACTTAACGCTATGTTCGATCACCATAAATATCTGTCcccagccttttttttttttttttttacaaataactaGTCAACCactaatagaaaaataataaccaagcggttcggcaagagagactaatagaataagtactggggctcgatccattcgactaaatCTGCgttaagacggtgccccagcatgaccgcagactaatgattaaaataagtaaaagataaaagataaatgctcGTTAAGAAACTAAATCCAAAATCGATGCTTACCTGAGCGTCATCTCCATCATCTGTAATTAAAGAAgacaaattataattaatattatttttcacatAACCATTAACAATATTGTCAACGTCATCTCAAACATTATCACGAACTTTGAACCAACGAggactaataccaccaccaccacggtcaTTATAGCAAcgtaaccaaccaaccaaccagccaaccaaatCAATTTCGGCCGTCGTTTTCCCCAGCAGGAAgtagaatttcacggaagcacactgtcccttcgtttcagccatcgcaaacaTCGACGAAttggggagaagcactgcaaaaacaaaaaacgcaCCACATGGCAGTACGACTTCAGACGATAACACTGGTCGGCAGACTGAtacctgagggtcgcatcaagtggatTATAGCGGCAGAAGTctgaactacaacaggcttgtcTCCGAGAGAACGTTTCCGATTActttgggtacctcctcgtataACCGCCAACATAGGCATCATCAGTATCCTAGGAATATGCACTATCTTATATAAGTAACATAACAAGCATTATTAATACCACATCACAGGCATTATCGAGATAATCGTCAATGGCATTATCAATATCTACACTCATATCATCTGTAACTTAGCCACCAAACATTACTGTAAAACCACCCGCCAAAACAAGCTTTCTTTACTTCCTCTACATTCAACTCACGAACCATCAATATCAGAATCCCCATGACCTTACACACTCACTCAATCTTGGGGCTAAACCCCAACACAATGTCCCGTTCATGACTATCCTATTTCTTCTACCTTCAGTTATAGCATATCCAGGTCTATGTTATCCAAAGTATCATTCCTTTTCCAAGACAAAATGTCTATCTGAAGGAGATTTTACTGTTACATTTTAAACGTTTCTTAATCGACTGgataacaaataattatatttctatgatttctTGATACATGTTCATTCATCAAATATCAATGATACCGTGTGTCATAAGTGAAAAATTTGGGTGCAGTCTTATCCATTTGACATTAAATTCTTGTATAGTGGGTCtacttattttcttataaatgaaGCCATGCTGGTTACGTAAACGAAAACTTTATCGTTTTTACTGAAACAGTTtgcaaagaaaattatttgtttcCAACAGGAATCTGACTGCCAAATAAACTGCACAACACACTaatgtattattgttattctatCGTAGGCGGCTGACATTTTTCTATAGACATTGACTAATAGATGTTTAAATTATACATTAACCGCATTGTTCTCGTTAATCTAGCAGGGTCTGCGAAGTGCATGGACGTAACCTTTCCTCTTCTGGCTGTTTTATATTAAAACCGAATTTGGTGACAGCTTTTCAGGAAAAAAATCCAAACATCTACTATCCTGAAATAGCATGTTCTCTCAGTATATAACATTGCACAGTGAACTTTATAGAAAGCCTCATAAGTCAAAATAAATAGATCTCTGAACTAAACTTCAATACCTTTTCAGTGGTGAATGCGATGTGTTAAACATATTAGTTAGCAAGTCAATATTAGGTCGAGAACTAACGAAGAATTTGTGGGCATAATTGACAAATTTTGCACAGACAATTTATTCATGGCAGCATTTTAGTCGCGCATGAGATGAAATATCTAGGTCAATAATTACACAGCACCATCTTGTGTTCTGAAAGTGGAACTTGCTTGTGGTGATGACCTCTTTTAGCATTTACATTCAGCTGCAcctatattattctatatatagcaatatggtgccacatatatatacatatacatatagatatacaatcatgtatgtgtgtgtatatatatatatatatatatatatatatatatatatatatatatatNNNNNNNNNNNNNNNNNNNNNNNNNNNNNNNNNNNNNNNNNNNNNNNNNNNNNNNNNNNNNNNNNNNNNNNNNNNNNNNNNNNNNNNNNNNNNNNNNNNNNNNNNNNNNNNNNNNNNNNNNNNNNNNNNNNNNNNNNNNNNNNNNNNNNNNNNNNNNNNNNNNNNNNNNNNNNNNNNNNNNNNNNNNNNNNNNNNNNNNNNNNNNNNNNNNNNNNNNNNNNNNNNNNNNNNNNNatatatatatatatatatatatatatacttacacatatatgtgtttgtgtagagtATATGAACAACCGCTTGTTGTTAGGCAAAGTGAGGCAAGGGAAATAATTGAAGTGGGCCAatgacataaatgtatataattcacAAAAATGGTAATATACAGTATGCCGTGCGCATGAAATTATTAATGAACTGAAATCTGACTTTTTTTGAGAAAGAACaaccaaagaaaaagagagtaattGTTAGAATCCCGTCAAAGAAAAGACAGACAATTTCAAGCCATTAAGAATTAATTcgtagaaaaattaatttttaagagACAACTAGAAGCATGTTTTGGTTTTATATGATATGCCTTCATCGATGAATTGTAGTCTTCTGAAACTTGTTTTGATCAATGGGTATTGATTTTAAAAGGTCGAAAAACAggtgagatttttttttgtgCACTCCATTTAGAGTATGCAATGTAATTTAATTATCATGACATGAAATGACTGCCGAATAGGAGTTGAGTGAAGATATCAAACACAAAAACGAACATCGtatgtagaacacacacacacacacacacacacacacacacacacacacacacacacaNNNNNNNNNNNNNNNNNNNNNNNNNNNNNNNNNNNNNNNNNNNNNNNNNNNNNNNNNNNNNNNNNNNNNNNNNNNNNNNNNNNNNNNNNNNNNNNNNNNNNNNNNNNNNNNNNNNNNNNNNNNNNNNNNNNNNNNNNNNNNNNNNNNNNNNNNNNNNNNNNNNNNNNNNNNNNNNNNNNNNNNNNNNNNNNNNNNNNNNNNNNNNNNNNNNNNNNNNNNNNNNNNNNNNNNNNNNNNNNNNNNNNNNNNNNNNNNNNNNNNNNNNNNNNNNNNNNNNNNNNNNNNNNNNNNNNNNNNNNNNNNNNNNNNNNNNNNNNNNNNNNNNNNNNNNNNNNNNNNNNNNNNNNNNNNNNNNNNNNNNNNNNNNNNNNNNNNNNNNNNNNNNNNNNNNNNNNNNNNNNNNNNNNNNNNNNNNNNNNNNNNNNNNNNNNNNNNNNNNNNNNNNNNNNNNNNNNNNNNNNNNNNNNNNNNNNNNNNNNNNNNNNNNNNNNNNNNNNNNNNNNNNNNNNNNNNNNNNNNNNNNNNNNNNNNNNNNNNNNNNNNNNNNNNNtatatatatatatatatatatgcatacaaatatgcatgcacactgagtttgtctctttcacacacacacgcatgtacacacacgggCACACTACTGTGTgtggtgtgcctgtgtgtttgtgcgcgcgcgtacttTGTTATAGCCTGTCATTTGGTATGTAGTTGCGAATAAACGATGGTaggggaaaaaaaacagaaagaaacgaaaaaaagcaAGACTACGatcgctttctttttctttttctttcttcattttattttctgtgttattacattctgtgtttttatttgttttataatctAAATTGATTTCTGGTAAACGACAGAGGAAACGGTAAAGCATTTTTAGGAAACGGTAAAGCATTTTTAAATGTTTAGTAATAAATAACAGATGTGACATGGATTTATTTAAGGAAATATAAATTAG from Octopus bimaculoides isolate UCB-OBI-ISO-001 chromosome 5, ASM119413v2, whole genome shotgun sequence carries:
- the LOC106871061 gene encoding carbohydrate sulfotransferase 11, which produces MTSLANLNVCNIIDRAIVDMKPQQDDEFDEEVEVIPDADDGDDAQVQFTEEDHKAFLLDQQKRKSFLRSACKKLGLLARRREMKRSEFSSILVNDPHGFMYCQIPKVACTNWRRVLLVLTGYYNTTKGSQLKAMDVHDSYDKYLTYLSDLSPGGISYRLRNYKKFLFVREPFQRLVSAFRNKILTSKNEYFFQRFGRIILKRYRNRSMSENSMRKTKVKFSEFVHYLLDASSRKVSLNDHWGHFSPLCHPCSIKYDFIGKYETLERDAHFILRNLTPKHSVRFPSRNDTYRHAQTGTDLVAKYFDTLSTASVNRLWMMYRKDYFLFNYSYPTWLLPSYNRNTTIIQKSSKVNPFKIKPT